The following is a genomic window from Sutcliffiella horikoshii.
ATACAGATCAGGAAACTGGTCAAACAATCATCGCAGGTATGGGTGAGCTTCACCTTGATATCCTAGTTGACCGTATGAAGCGTGAATTCAAAGTAGAAGCAAACGTTGGTGCACCTCAGGTTGCTTACCGTGAAACGTTCCGCGGATCTGCTAAGGTTGAAGGTAAATTTGCTCGTCAATCTGGTGGACGTGGTCAATTCGGACACGTTTGGATCGAATTCGAACCAAACGAAGAAGGAAAAGGCTTCGAATTTGAAAACAAAATCGTAGGTGGAGTAGTACCTCGTGAATACGTACCTGCTGTTCAAGCTGGTCTGGAAGATTCCATGAAGAACGGTGTACTTGCTGGTTACCAATTAATTGATGTTAAAGCTGCATTGGTTGATGGTTCTTACCATGACGTTGACTCCTCTGAGATGGCGTTTAAAGTAGCTGCATCTTTAGCTCTTAAAAATGCAGTGTCCAAATGTAATCCTGTAATCCTTGAGCCTGTCATGAAAGTTGAAGTAGTGACACCTGAAGAATACATGGGAGACATCATGGGTGGTATCACTTCCCGTCGTGGTCGTGTAGAAGGTATGGAAGCTCGCGGTAACGCTCAAGTTGTTCGCGCTATGGTTCCACTTTCTGAAATGTTTGGTTATGCAACATCCCTACGTTCTAACACACAAGGACGCGGAGTGTTCACAATGCATTTCGATCACTATGAAGAAGTACCAAAATCGATTTCTGAAGAAATCATCAAAAAAAATAAAGGTGAATAATTGATTTTCACCTAATCTTGTTTTATAAATAGTATGTAGGTTAATAAGTGGAAATCACTTGTTAATAACATATAAAATAAAATCTAATGAAATTCCAAGGAGGATATAACAATGGGTAAAGAGAAATTCGATAGATCCAAGACTCATGCTAATATCGGTACAATCGGTCACGTTGACCACGGTAAAACAACTTTAACAGCTGCAATCACAACTGTTCTTGCTAAAAAGAGCGGTAAAGGTGCTGCAATGGCATACGACATGATCGATGCTGCTCCAGAAGAAAGAGAGCGTGGAATCACAATTTCTACAGCTCACGTTGAGTACGAAACTGAAACTCGTCACTATGCACACGTTGACTGCCCAGGACATGCTGACTATGTTAAAAACATGATCACTGGTGCTGCTCAAATGGACGGCGGAATCCTAGTAGTATCTGCTGCTGACGGCCCAATGCCACAAACTCGTGAGCACATCCTTCTTTCTCGTCAAGTAGGTGTACCTTACCTAGTAGTATTCTTAAACAAATGCGACATGGTAGACGACGAAGAATTATTAGAACTAGTTGAAATGGAAGTTCGTGATCTTCTTTCTGAGTACGATTTCCCTGGAGACGATGTTCCTGTAATCAAAGGTTCTGCTCTTAAAGCTCTTGAAGGAGACGCTGAGTGGGAAGAAAGAATCGTTGAGCTTATGGCTGCAGTTGATGACTACATCCCAACACCAACTCGTGACACTGAAAAGCCATTCATGATGCCAGTTGAGGACGTATTCTCTATCACTGGTCGTGGAACAGTTGCTACTGGACGTGTTGAGCGTGGACAAGTTAAAGTTGGTGACACTATCGAAATCATCGGTTTAACTGAAGAGCCTAAATCTACTACTGTAACTGGAGTAGAAATGTTCCGTAAGCTTCTTGACTATGCTGAAGCTGGAGACAACATCGGTGCACTTCTTCGTGGGGTTGCTCGTGACGACATCCAACGTGGACAAGTATTAGCTAAGCCTGGTACAATCACTCCACACACAAAGTTCAAAGCTGAAGTTTACGTATTATCTAAAGAAGAGGGTGGACGTCACACTCCATTCTTCACAAACTACCGTCCTCAGTTCTACTTCCGTACAACTGACGTAACTGGTATTTGTAACCTACCTGAAGGCATCGAAATGGTTATGCCTGGC
Proteins encoded in this region:
- the tuf gene encoding elongation factor Tu — protein: MGKEKFDRSKTHANIGTIGHVDHGKTTLTAAITTVLAKKSGKGAAMAYDMIDAAPEERERGITISTAHVEYETETRHYAHVDCPGHADYVKNMITGAAQMDGGILVVSAADGPMPQTREHILLSRQVGVPYLVVFLNKCDMVDDEELLELVEMEVRDLLSEYDFPGDDVPVIKGSALKALEGDAEWEERIVELMAAVDDYIPTPTRDTEKPFMMPVEDVFSITGRGTVATGRVERGQVKVGDTIEIIGLTEEPKSTTVTGVEMFRKLLDYAEAGDNIGALLRGVARDDIQRGQVLAKPGTITPHTKFKAEVYVLSKEEGGRHTPFFTNYRPQFYFRTTDVTGICNLPEGIEMVMPGDNVEMTVELISPIAIEEGTKFSIREGGRTVGAGVVATIQE